The following coding sequences lie in one Pontibacter sp. G13 genomic window:
- a CDS encoding zinc metallopeptidase has product MVYLIFIAATVFSWIVQNRFSSTMKRLGQMPNSSGMTGKQIAEKMLADNGIHDVQVISTKGRLTDHYNPGNKTVNLSQVVYDQRSIAAMAIAAHECGHAVQHATSYSFLKMRSALVPIVSIGSKFSPFLLLGGIALLESFPQLLLLGILTLAGSTLFSFITLPVEYDASKRALEWIDQTGIARGAEHEEAEKGLKWAARTYVVAAVSSLGTLLYYLSIFNSRRN; this is encoded by the coding sequence ATGGTATATTTAATATTCATTGCGGCCACCGTATTCAGCTGGATCGTCCAGAACAGATTCTCCAGTACGATGAAGCGCCTCGGCCAGATGCCCAATAGCAGCGGCATGACCGGCAAGCAAATCGCTGAAAAAATGCTCGCCGACAATGGCATCCACGATGTGCAGGTCATTTCCACCAAAGGGAGACTTACCGACCACTACAACCCCGGCAACAAGACCGTGAATCTCAGCCAGGTGGTATATGACCAGCGATCCATCGCAGCTATGGCAATTGCAGCACACGAATGCGGGCATGCAGTCCAACACGCGACCTCCTATTCATTTTTGAAAATGCGTTCTGCCTTGGTGCCAATCGTTAGCATAGGCTCCAAATTCAGCCCATTCCTCCTACTTGGTGGAATTGCACTGCTAGAATCATTTCCTCAATTGTTGTTGTTGGGAATTTTGACACTGGCTGGTTCTACGCTTTTCTCCTTCATCACTCTCCCGGTGGAATATGATGCGAGTAAGCGCGCCTTGGAATGGATCGACCAGACAGGAATTGCTCGTGGTGCTGAGCATGAAGAAGCAGAGAAAGGCCTGAAATGGGCAGCGAGGACCTATGTAGTAGCGGCAGTCAGCTCACTGGGAACCCTCTTGTACTATCTGTCTATCTTCAATAGCCGAAGAAACTAG
- the tuf gene encoding elongation factor Tu, with translation MAKETFQRTKPHVNIGTIGHVDHGKTTLTAAITTVLGKAGGALTKSFDEIDNAPEEKERGITINTSHVEYETANRHYAHVDCPGHADYVKNMITGAAQMDGAILVVAATDGPMPQTREHILLARQVGVPAIVVFMNKVDLVDDEELLELVELEIRDLLSTYDFPGDDTPVIQGSALGGLDGQPQWEEKIMELMSEVDTFVPTPERDVDKDFLMPVEDVFSITGRGTVATGRIERGVINSGDPVDIIGMGEEKLTSTVTGVEMFRKILDRGEAGDNVGLLLRGIDKKDIKRGMVIIKPGSVTPHKKFKAEVYVLSKDEGGRHTPFFSNYRPQFYLRTTDVTGVVQLPEGVDMVMPGDNVTIDVELIYPVAMEKGLRFAIREGGRTVGAGQVTEIMD, from the coding sequence ATGGCAAAGGAAACATTTCAGCGCACGAAGCCGCACGTAAATATTGGTACAATCGGTCACGTTGACCACGGTAAAACTACTCTTACCGCTGCGATCACAACCGTATTGGGAAAGGCTGGTGGCGCACTGACCAAAAGCTTTGATGAGATCGACAACGCTCCTGAAGAAAAAGAGCGTGGTATCACCATCAATACTTCCCACGTAGAGTACGAAACAGCTAATCGTCACTACGCTCACGTTGACTGTCCTGGTCACGCCGACTATGTGAAAAACATGATCACCGGTGCTGCTCAGATGGATGGTGCAATCTTGGTTGTTGCTGCGACTGATGGTCCTATGCCTCAAACTCGTGAGCACATCTTGTTGGCTCGTCAGGTAGGTGTACCTGCAATCGTTGTTTTCATGAACAAGGTTGACTTGGTAGACGATGAGGAGTTGTTGGAGCTCGTAGAGTTGGAGATTCGTGATCTTCTTTCTACTTACGATTTCCCTGGTGATGATACTCCAGTTATTCAAGGTTCTGCTTTGGGTGGTTTGGATGGTCAGCCTCAGTGGGAAGAGAAGATCATGGAGTTGATGAGCGAAGTTGATACTTTTGTTCCTACTCCTGAGCGTGACGTTGATAAGGACTTCTTGATGCCTGTTGAGGACGTCTTCTCTATCACTGGTCGTGGTACTGTTGCAACTGGTCGTATCGAGCGTGGAGTTATCAACTCTGGTGACCCTGTAGATATCATCGGTATGGGTGAGGAAAAACTGACTTCTACCGTTACAGGTGTAGAGATGTTCCGTAAGATCCTTGACCGTGGTGAAGCTGGTGACAACGTTGGTTTGTTGCTTCGTGGTATCGACAAGAAGGATATCAAGCGTGGTATGGTAATCATCAAGCCAGGCTCTGTTACTCCTCACAAAAAATTCAAGGCTGAGGTATACGTACTTTCAAAGGATGAAGGTGGACGTCACACTCCTTTCTTCTCCAACTACCGTCCTCAGTTCTACTTGCGTACCACTGACGTTACCGGTGTAGTTCAGCTTCCAGAAGGAGTTGATATGGTAATGCCTGGTGATAACGTAACCATTGACGTAGAATTGATCTACCCAGTAGCAATGGAAAAAGGTCTTCGTTTTGCGATCCGTGAGGGTGGTAGAACTGTAGGAGCCGGCCAGGTTACTGAGATTATGGATTAA
- a CDS encoding glycoside hydrolase family 3 N-terminal domain-containing protein encodes MRVFYRLLGGVLLALISCSAVSAQSPARSERVPVWVDSLLNRMTLEEKVGQLFMVATFSNLQEAEYAQIDRLIRDQHIGGLIFMQGTPEAQLKLNNRYQREATVPLLIAQDAEWGLSMRLKNSPKYPKNMTLGAIKNDSLIYQMGSEMGKDLKRVGVTLNFAPVVDINNNPLNPVINYRSFGENKYNVARKGIMLMKGMQDEGVIACAKHFPGHGDTDVDSHYDLPVINHDQKRLDTLELYPFMRLVQSGIQSVMVGHLHVPALDDTPNQPTTLSPKVVNGLLRDSMNFQGLTITDALNMHGVAKFYGPGEVSLKAFKAGNDILLFPSSIPRSARLIREAILSGEISEADLNTRVRRILTAKYRVGLDHYVDLPANGLQEDLFRQSGKELRENLYQAAITLPKNEHNLVPFRNLDVKRIAYLQIGGTQGGTFDRTIRKYAEVERLYLPAKFTEAQKQQVLKKIGDANTVIVGLFGMKSRASQNYGISPQTVKLMEELAETDVKMVLSVFGSPYALKYFGKVPSVLVAYESVPDAQKAAATALFGGAAISGRLPVTASTVFREGMGIQVADAQRFQISDPEDMGMDSRMLNRIDSIANHYIDKRAMPGCEILVMRKNHIVYAKGFGKTTFTGGGEPIDPEYHTYDLASITKVAATTLSTMYLVEQGMLDLDKPISRYLPDLKRTNKANLTVRRLLQHNAGLPGWIPFHMDTYEDDRKKRLNPEYYAYSASRSNEYSIAPGLFGTASLQDFVWQKVKDADVRKTKSVRYSDVGMVLLGKVIEAIVHKPLDEFASETFYQPLGMDHTCFNPALKGRAAACPPTEADTIWRNTIVKGYVHDPASAIMGGVAGHAGLFANIYDMAKLSCMLQQGGTYGGQHYLNAETIRYFTRKQLSYSRKGLGWDKPETRSNRTSPVSQYASPLTFGHTGFTGTCWWMDPTNEVTFIFLSNRTFPYASNRKLLRENVRTKMMDVVYESIFQYQKRQGLQP; translated from the coding sequence ATGCGCGTTTTCTATCGCCTGCTAGGTGGGGTTTTGCTGGCCTTGATCTCCTGCTCTGCCGTTTCTGCCCAATCTCCCGCTCGTTCCGAACGGGTGCCCGTCTGGGTGGATAGCCTCCTGAATCGCATGACCCTTGAAGAAAAGGTCGGCCAACTGTTTATGGTCGCTACCTTCTCCAATCTTCAAGAAGCAGAATATGCCCAGATCGATCGACTCATTCGAGACCAGCATATCGGAGGATTGATCTTCATGCAGGGAACTCCCGAAGCTCAGTTGAAACTCAACAATCGGTATCAGCGCGAGGCCACGGTTCCGTTGCTGATTGCGCAAGACGCCGAGTGGGGATTGAGTATGCGATTGAAGAATTCGCCCAAATACCCCAAGAACATGACGCTGGGAGCCATCAAGAATGACTCCTTGATTTATCAGATGGGATCTGAAATGGGCAAGGATCTCAAGCGGGTCGGAGTGACACTCAACTTCGCCCCGGTCGTGGATATCAACAACAACCCCCTCAATCCCGTCATCAATTACCGTTCATTCGGAGAGAACAAATACAATGTAGCGCGCAAGGGGATCATGCTCATGAAGGGCATGCAGGATGAGGGCGTGATTGCCTGTGCCAAGCACTTCCCTGGACATGGAGATACGGATGTGGATTCTCATTACGATCTTCCGGTCATCAATCACGATCAGAAACGCCTCGATACGCTAGAACTTTACCCGTTCATGCGATTGGTCCAATCCGGTATCCAATCTGTCATGGTTGGACATCTACACGTTCCCGCTTTGGACGATACCCCCAATCAGCCTACAACCCTTTCTCCCAAGGTGGTCAATGGACTGCTCCGGGATTCCATGAATTTTCAGGGATTGACCATCACGGACGCTTTGAATATGCATGGAGTCGCGAAGTTTTACGGACCCGGTGAGGTTTCCTTGAAAGCGTTCAAGGCAGGGAATGATATTTTGCTGTTTCCGTCCAGTATTCCGCGTTCCGCTCGATTGATTCGCGAGGCAATTCTGTCTGGGGAGATTTCCGAGGCGGACTTGAATACCCGAGTACGCCGCATTTTGACTGCGAAATATCGCGTAGGGTTGGACCACTATGTGGACCTTCCTGCGAATGGCCTTCAAGAAGATCTATTCCGCCAGTCAGGCAAGGAGCTTCGGGAGAATTTGTATCAAGCCGCCATTACCCTTCCCAAAAATGAGCACAATCTGGTGCCTTTCCGGAATCTCGATGTCAAGCGCATTGCTTACCTCCAAATTGGCGGGACGCAAGGTGGGACATTCGACCGGACCATCCGAAAATATGCCGAGGTAGAGCGTCTTTACCTGCCCGCCAAATTTACCGAAGCTCAGAAGCAGCAAGTCCTCAAGAAAATCGGAGACGCGAATACGGTAATTGTCGGTCTATTCGGAATGAAGTCCCGAGCTAGTCAGAACTATGGGATCTCTCCCCAAACTGTGAAATTGATGGAAGAATTAGCGGAGACGGATGTCAAGATGGTATTGTCGGTGTTCGGATCTCCGTACGCCCTCAAGTATTTTGGCAAAGTTCCTTCTGTCTTGGTTGCCTATGAATCAGTTCCCGATGCACAGAAAGCTGCGGCAACCGCTTTGTTTGGGGGAGCGGCCATTTCGGGGAGATTGCCGGTGACTGCTTCCACCGTTTTCCGTGAAGGTATGGGAATTCAAGTGGCAGATGCCCAGCGATTCCAGATTTCCGACCCTGAAGATATGGGGATGGATAGCCGGATGTTGAATCGGATTGATTCAATCGCCAATCACTATATCGACAAGCGTGCGATGCCGGGATGTGAGATCCTGGTCATGCGCAAGAATCACATCGTCTACGCCAAGGGCTTTGGGAAAACGACCTTTACCGGAGGCGGGGAGCCCATTGATCCCGAATATCATACCTATGATTTGGCCTCGATCACCAAAGTGGCTGCTACCACGCTGTCCACGATGTATTTGGTCGAGCAGGGAATGTTGGATCTGGACAAGCCCATCTCCCGATATTTGCCTGACCTCAAGCGCACCAACAAAGCCAACCTTACGGTTCGTAGATTGCTCCAGCACAATGCGGGACTTCCTGGGTGGATTCCTTTCCATATGGATACCTATGAGGATGATCGTAAGAAGCGCTTGAATCCAGAGTACTACGCCTACTCAGCTTCCCGCTCAAATGAATATTCCATTGCGCCCGGATTGTTTGGGACAGCATCCTTACAGGATTTTGTTTGGCAAAAGGTCAAAGACGCCGATGTGCGGAAGACCAAATCAGTTCGATACAGCGATGTGGGGATGGTACTGCTCGGAAAGGTGATCGAAGCCATCGTGCACAAGCCCTTGGACGAGTTCGCCAGTGAGACTTTTTATCAGCCATTGGGGATGGATCATACTTGCTTCAATCCTGCCTTGAAGGGGCGTGCGGCTGCTTGTCCGCCCACCGAGGCAGATACGATCTGGAGAAATACGATTGTAAAGGGATATGTCCATGATCCCGCCTCGGCCATTATGGGAGGAGTTGCCGGACATGCGGGATTGTTTGCCAATATTTACGATATGGCCAAGTTGTCGTGTATGCTTCAGCAGGGAGGGACCTATGGTGGACAGCATTACCTAAATGCGGAGACAATCCGGTATTTCACCCGCAAACAGCTTTCGTATTCCCGCAAGGGACTTGGATGGGATAAGCCGGAGACGCGCTCCAATCGCACATCTCCGGTTTCGCAGTATGCATCGCCGTTGACATTCGGTCACACGGGATTCACGGGTACTTGCTGGTGGATGGATCCGACCAACGAGGTCACCTTTATCTTTTTGTCCAACCGAACCTTCCCATACGCCAGCAATCGGAAGCTTCTGCGGGAGAATGTTCGGACCAAAATGATGGATGTCGTATATGAATCCATCTTCCAGTATCAAAAGCGTCAAGGACTCCAGCCTTGA
- the trmD gene encoding tRNA (guanosine(37)-N1)-methyltransferase TrmD — translation MRIDIVSCVPALLESPLSHSILKRAQDKGLLEVHVHDLRDYAEGKQRQVDDYPFGGGAGMVLKVEPVARCIRALEQEREYDEVIYLTPDGKTLDQSMANSLSMKKNLLLLAGHYKGLDQRARDLFVTQEISIGDFVLSGGELPALVLTDAIGRLLPGVLSDESSALFDSFQDNLLDPPIYTRPAEFEGHEVPEVLRSGNGSKIEAWREQAALDKTRKRRPDLLQRDGNV, via the coding sequence ATGAGGATCGACATTGTTTCGTGTGTACCTGCTTTGTTAGAGAGTCCACTCTCCCATAGCATCCTCAAGCGAGCCCAAGATAAGGGGTTGTTGGAGGTGCATGTACACGATCTGCGAGACTATGCCGAAGGCAAACAGCGCCAGGTTGATGACTATCCCTTTGGGGGTGGTGCTGGAATGGTGTTGAAGGTTGAGCCTGTTGCCAGATGTATTCGTGCCCTCGAGCAGGAGCGAGAATATGATGAGGTGATTTATTTGACGCCTGACGGAAAGACTCTTGATCAGTCCATGGCAAATTCGCTTTCGATGAAAAAGAATTTGTTGTTGCTGGCAGGTCATTATAAGGGGTTGGATCAGCGTGCTCGTGACCTTTTCGTCACACAAGAGATCTCAATAGGAGATTTTGTTCTTTCTGGTGGGGAACTTCCTGCATTAGTGTTGACAGATGCGATAGGCAGATTGTTGCCTGGTGTCCTGTCTGATGAGAGTTCTGCATTGTTTGATTCCTTCCAGGATAATTTGTTGGATCCGCCGATCTATACTCGTCCTGCTGAATTTGAGGGGCATGAAGTCCCTGAGGTTCTTCGCAGTGGCAATGGGAGTAAGATTGAGGCATGGAGAGAGCAAGCGGCACTGGATAAGACGCGTAAGCGTCGGCCGGATTTATTGCAGCGAGACGGAAACGTCTAG
- a CDS encoding fibronectin type III domain-containing protein, producing MLQSSAKVRGVALLLLLALMGNCHAQSPARSHVAIDTRAGHPLTPGASGYNVRIADKVWSYTHPDFLQAVDTLRPGWLRYFSGTMGDAFSAATGMYDYDYLKQMSKQGQYLRGHAFTQMKGPHRVYDLYQVLGRVRGKLVVTINGFTETPDIAGELARFCRNHHIEVEGWQFCNEPYFYVPHRERYWWNDGYDYARKMKPYADSIRSVIPDAKLALNYTWDGIWGFGKEIYRYQQDHGRYWDVFSKHSYAPHIGNPETWETAFPRGNTKLLQVTAPAAMQQIEDYTWKGAPLLITEFGVWNRALSGLYGSIYLVEYTLRQLAHPNAWLVGSHEISSNARPAQPRTEELMEAFRADRPLDTDTLLTGVKLSPNGLGNRLLNAMLAETDYTWAAQIDHPAMVPGMKGDTVEGMYARAFRGTAGKDYLAITNRSASAQTLSISIDGQELAGDIWATQIADEDPLNRNPQAVDMRFGDGEVLVPGHCIMILSWASGRAIQPLATRIFRAQILDAQSVALEWWESEVGSGYLVRYGEHPNDLRHEVRISDLRQHAAVLEGLKAGATYTFQVTVLGDQLHSQPSRPLSLKLAVPEVPSIFKTARRDRTATIWWRSVPDATGYRVYLQHPTTGDIQQYDAQATFGYRIEDLEFDVPYAIWVTAYNGVGESVASEKVRIVTKEHLPIPPRNISAVETEEGFVQLRWVNQDSIHSDVKFRLLRGTVLHEFEMLAEDIQTDHFLDKTVNPDLQPYFYTVMAYNEAGETNFHPNIATVIPQDEGLKLAVKSIQATETGYSVVVEFDNIRMDGDVDYGIALSDISYLTVEETLISGQGLPHGSKSGTFRVEIPQSQLRSGHQYAIKGYIQTNGKYLYSSAPHRQIQAE from the coding sequence ATGCTGCAGTCATCTGCCAAGGTCAGGGGAGTCGCCCTGCTCTTGCTACTCGCTTTGATGGGAAATTGCCACGCGCAATCTCCTGCCCGATCCCATGTTGCCATCGATACCCGAGCAGGCCATCCGCTCACTCCCGGAGCCAGTGGATACAATGTCCGGATCGCCGATAAGGTCTGGAGCTATACCCATCCGGACTTCCTGCAAGCGGTGGATACGCTTCGTCCCGGTTGGCTCCGATATTTCAGCGGCACCATGGGAGATGCTTTCAGTGCCGCGACAGGGATGTACGATTACGACTACCTCAAACAGATGAGCAAGCAGGGACAGTACCTGCGGGGCCACGCGTTTACCCAGATGAAAGGCCCGCACCGGGTGTATGATCTGTATCAGGTGCTTGGGCGCGTGCGGGGCAAGCTGGTGGTCACGATCAATGGATTCACCGAGACGCCGGATATCGCGGGAGAATTGGCCCGATTTTGCCGCAACCACCATATCGAAGTCGAAGGGTGGCAATTTTGCAATGAGCCTTATTTCTATGTGCCGCATCGGGAACGATACTGGTGGAATGACGGCTACGATTATGCCCGGAAGATGAAGCCCTATGCGGATTCGATTCGATCGGTGATCCCGGATGCCAAGTTGGCCCTGAACTACACTTGGGATGGAATTTGGGGATTTGGTAAGGAGATTTATCGGTATCAGCAAGACCACGGAAGATATTGGGATGTGTTTTCCAAGCATTCCTACGCGCCGCATATCGGCAATCCCGAAACTTGGGAGACGGCCTTTCCGCGGGGCAATACCAAGCTCCTACAGGTGACTGCTCCTGCAGCTATGCAGCAAATCGAAGATTATACCTGGAAAGGTGCTCCATTGCTGATTACAGAGTTTGGGGTATGGAATCGGGCACTCTCAGGGCTTTATGGCAGTATTTATCTCGTCGAGTACACCCTCAGACAATTGGCTCACCCCAATGCGTGGCTGGTGGGGAGCCATGAGATCAGCAGCAACGCCCGTCCTGCCCAACCCCGAACGGAGGAACTGATGGAGGCTTTTCGGGCTGATAGGCCCTTGGATACGGATACCTTGCTGACCGGAGTGAAGCTGAGTCCCAATGGGCTCGGCAATCGACTCCTCAATGCCATGTTGGCCGAGACGGATTATACTTGGGCTGCGCAAATCGATCATCCGGCCATGGTGCCGGGGATGAAGGGCGATACCGTCGAGGGGATGTACGCACGGGCATTTCGGGGAACCGCCGGGAAGGATTATCTGGCTATCACCAATCGGTCGGCTTCAGCACAGACTTTGTCGATTTCGATAGATGGACAGGAACTTGCGGGCGATATTTGGGCTACTCAAATCGCCGACGAAGATCCTCTGAACCGCAACCCTCAGGCTGTGGACATGAGATTTGGCGATGGCGAGGTGCTCGTGCCCGGGCATTGTATCATGATATTGAGCTGGGCCAGTGGAAGGGCTATTCAGCCGCTTGCTACTCGGATCTTTCGTGCCCAGATTCTCGATGCTCAATCCGTAGCTCTGGAATGGTGGGAATCTGAAGTGGGTAGTGGCTATCTGGTTCGCTATGGAGAACACCCCAATGATCTGCGCCATGAAGTGCGAATCTCCGACCTTCGTCAGCATGCCGCTGTTCTGGAAGGACTCAAGGCCGGAGCGACCTATACGTTTCAAGTGACGGTGCTGGGGGATCAGCTCCATAGTCAGCCTTCTCGGCCGTTGAGCCTCAAGTTGGCAGTACCGGAGGTGCCTTCGATCTTCAAAACGGCTCGTCGCGATCGGACTGCGACCATTTGGTGGCGGAGCGTTCCAGATGCTACAGGATATCGCGTCTATCTCCAACATCCGACCACCGGAGACATTCAGCAATATGATGCGCAGGCGACCTTTGGCTATCGTATCGAGGATCTGGAGTTTGATGTGCCTTATGCGATTTGGGTGACCGCTTACAATGGAGTAGGGGAGAGTGTCGCTTCGGAGAAAGTCAGGATCGTTACCAAGGAGCATTTGCCGATTCCGCCTCGGAATATTTCAGCGGTGGAAACCGAGGAAGGGTTTGTGCAATTGCGCTGGGTCAATCAGGATTCGATTCACAGCGACGTGAAGTTTCGTCTGCTGCGTGGGACAGTCCTGCATGAATTTGAGATGCTGGCAGAAGATATCCAGACTGATCACTTTCTGGACAAAACTGTCAATCCCGACCTTCAGCCCTATTTCTACACGGTCATGGCCTACAATGAGGCGGGCGAGACCAATTTTCACCCCAATATCGCCACGGTGATTCCGCAGGATGAAGGCCTGAAATTGGCGGTCAAGTCCATTCAGGCGACTGAAACGGGCTATTCGGTTGTCGTGGAATTCGACAATATCCGGATGGATGGAGATGTCGATTACGGGATTGCCTTGAGCGATATTTCCTACCTGACAGTAGAGGAAACCCTCATTTCGGGACAGGGGCTACCCCATGGGTCCAAGTCTGGGACGTTTAGGGTGGAGATTCCCCAGTCACAATTGCGATCCGGTCACCAATATGCCATCAAGGGCTACATCCAGACCAATGGGAAGTATCTGTATTCCAGTGCTCCCCATCGTCAAATTCAGGCCGAATAA
- a CDS encoding Lrp/AsnC ligand binding domain-containing protein, with translation MAANSEIDKLDLQILSILMSDAQIPYTEIAKRLEVSGGTVHVRMKKLIAMGVVKGSHLEIDPSQLGYDICAFVGMFLEKGSLYNRIVKQLEEIPEITEIHYTTGRYGIFLKIVSTNTRELRSILNDKVQPIEGIQRTETFISLEESMKRPIQILGAAHKR, from the coding sequence ATGGCTGCGAATTCAGAGATTGATAAACTCGACCTTCAGATTCTCTCTATTTTGATGAGCGATGCTCAGATCCCCTACACGGAAATTGCCAAGCGATTGGAAGTTTCGGGAGGTACGGTTCACGTCCGGATGAAAAAGCTGATAGCAATGGGCGTAGTCAAAGGATCTCATTTAGAGATAGACCCCAGTCAGCTGGGTTATGATATTTGTGCGTTTGTGGGAATGTTCCTTGAGAAGGGGTCGCTCTACAATCGAATCGTTAAACAGCTGGAGGAAATTCCTGAAATTACTGAGATCCACTATACGACTGGGCGATATGGAATTTTCCTTAAGATCGTCAGTACCAATACTCGCGAGCTGAGGAGTATCTTGAATGACAAGGTACAGCCTATCGAAGGGATACAGCGTACCGAAACCTTCATCTCGCTTGAGGAGAGTATGAAAAGGCCTATTCAGATTCTGGGTGCTGCCCATAAGCGCTAA
- the secE gene encoding preprotein translocase subunit SecE, whose product MEKLKATFQEYSDELLHKVQWPTLEELQSSTVTVLIASFMIALTIFVMDFVFDTLMGIVI is encoded by the coding sequence ATGGAAAAGTTGAAGGCTACATTTCAAGAGTATTCCGACGAGCTATTGCATAAAGTACAATGGCCTACCTTGGAAGAACTGCAGTCTAGTACTGTAACTGTGTTGATCGCTTCCTTTATGATCGCACTTACCATCTTCGTGATGGATTTTGTCTTCGACACCTTGATGGGTATCGTAATTTAA
- the rplK gene encoding 50S ribosomal protein L11 encodes MAKQIETYVKLQVKGGQANPSPPIGPALGAKGLNIMEFCKRFNAQTQDKQGQVLPVVITVYVDKSFDFVIKTPPAAVLLMEAAKLKKGSSESNRNKVGTVTWDQVQAIAETKMPDLNAFTIASASKMIAGTARSMGIVVEGTPSWEQN; translated from the coding sequence ATGGCTAAGCAAATAGAAACCTACGTTAAGCTTCAGGTTAAAGGTGGCCAAGCCAACCCCTCTCCTCCAATTGGACCGGCACTTGGTGCAAAAGGTCTGAACATCATGGAGTTCTGTAAGCGCTTCAACGCGCAAACTCAGGACAAGCAGGGTCAAGTTCTGCCTGTGGTGATCACGGTCTATGTTGACAAGTCTTTTGACTTTGTTATCAAGACTCCACCTGCAGCGGTACTTTTGATGGAGGCAGCTAAGCTGAAAAAGGGTTCTTCGGAATCCAACCGTAACAAAGTTGGCACGGTAACTTGGGATCAAGTACAAGCAATTGCAGAAACCAAGATGCCTGACTTGAATGCCTTTACGATTGCTTCTGCATCTAAAATGATTGCAGGAACAGCGCGAAGCATGGGAATTGTTGTTGAAGGAACTCCTTCGTGGGAGCAAAACTAA
- the nusG gene encoding transcription termination/antitermination protein NusG, whose translation MAKEWYVIRAISGKEKKAKQYLESEIERLNLHEQISQVIIPTEKVFEMRNGKKKLRERTFLPGYILVECELVGEIIPVVKEIPNVIGFLGETKGGDPVPLRQAEVNQILGKVDEMNEMGEMPEEPFIQGEPVKVMAGPFNGFSGVVDEVYEDRKKLKVVVKIFGRNTPIELGYFQVEKEY comes from the coding sequence ATGGCTAAGGAGTGGTACGTCATTCGGGCGATTAGTGGGAAAGAGAAAAAAGCCAAGCAGTATCTGGAGAGTGAGATCGAACGGTTGAATCTGCATGAACAGATCAGTCAAGTGATCATCCCTACAGAGAAGGTTTTTGAGATGCGCAACGGCAAGAAGAAGTTGCGTGAGCGTACCTTTTTGCCTGGTTACATCTTGGTAGAATGTGAGCTGGTTGGTGAAATCATTCCTGTTGTCAAAGAAATTCCAAATGTTATTGGTTTCCTCGGCGAGACGAAAGGCGGCGATCCTGTCCCTTTGCGTCAGGCAGAGGTAAACCAAATTTTGGGTAAAGTAGATGAGATGAACGAAATGGGCGAAATGCCTGAAGAGCCGTTCATCCAAGGTGAGCCTGTCAAAGTTATGGCCGGCCCATTTAATGGTTTTAGTGGGGTAGTTGATGAGGTTTATGAGGACCGCAAGAAATTGAAGGTCGTCGTTAAGATCTTCGGACGAAACACCCCCATCGAGTTGGGCTATTTCCAAGTCGAAAAAGAGTATTGA
- the rplS gene encoding 50S ribosomal protein L19, whose product MQELIKLIEAPHIREDIPEFKAGDTVNIHVRIVEGDKERVQQYKGVCLQRRNSGASETFTVRKISSGIGVERIFQLNSPNIAKIDVLRRGKVRRARLFYLRDKIGKQARIKELVKK is encoded by the coding sequence ATGCAAGAGTTAATAAAGCTTATTGAAGCACCGCACATCCGGGAAGATATTCCGGAGTTTAAGGCGGGTGATACTGTCAACATCCACGTGCGGATTGTGGAGGGAGATAAGGAGCGTGTACAGCAATACAAAGGTGTTTGCTTGCAGCGTCGCAATTCTGGGGCATCTGAGACCTTTACGGTTCGTAAGATCTCTTCCGGAATCGGAGTTGAGCGTATCTTTCAATTGAACTCTCCGAATATTGCCAAGATTGATGTGTTGCGTCGCGGTAAAGTGCGCCGTGCTCGTCTCTTCTACTTGCGCGATAAGATTGGTAAGCAAGCTCGTATTAAGGAGCTCGTGAAGAAGTAA